The genome window GCGAAACAATAATTAATATTATTGCCTCGCTCTAATAGTTTAAGATGACGATTTTTCGCTAAATCTGTCAACCCATAACGCAATGATACCATCACCCGTTACATTACACGCAGTACCAAAGCTATCTTGTGCTAAATAAAGTGCAATCATTAATGCAACAGCACCTTCATTAAACCCAAGCATGCTTGTTAATAAACCAAGCGCCGACATGACTGCACCACCTGGCGCACCCGGTGCTGCAATCATTACTACACCTAACATCATAATAAACGGTAGCATACCCATTAATGAAGGAACTTCCATGCTTGGCGATAAAAACATAACAGCCATTGCACAGGTTACTATAGTGATAGTTGAGCCAGATAAGTGAATAGTCGCGCAAAGTGGCACTGTAAAGTTAGCTACATCTTCTTTAACGTTATTTGCTTTACTTGATTGAAGCGATACTGGAATCGTTGCTGCACTTGACATAGTACCTAACGCTGTAAAGTAAGCTGGTAGCATATTTTTAACTAATTCGATTGGATTACGTTTTAACAATATACCTGTCGCTATATATAAAACGCTTAACCATAACCAATGCATAACAAGCGCTGCAATTAGTACTACACCAAATGTTTGCAACGTATCTACCACAGTGCCTGCCACCGTCATTTCGGCAAATACGCCAGCAATGTAAAATGGTAAAGCTGGAATAATTACTTTCGATAATAACCCGTCCACTACATCACGACCCTGATCAGACACCTTTTTAAGCGTATCAAGTTCTAGTTGGCTCATGCCTATACCAAATACAAAAGCAGTCACTAATGCGGTCATTACACCCATCAGAGGTGGAATTTCTAAATCAATAAAACTACCTATTTCAGTAGCAACTTCTGCTTCAAATGTAATGCCACCACTTAAAAAAGGTATAACAGCACTTACTAATAAAAATGCAAGCGTACCTGCAATAATGGTAGAGCTGTAAGCAAACCCGACTGTTTTACCAAGTAAGTGACCAGACCCTTTTGGTAGGCCAGCAATACCCGATGCAATAAAAAATAAAATGATAAGAGGGATGGTAAAGGAGATAATTTGACCAATCAGCTCTTTTACTGTAAATAAAAGTTCAACACCAGTTATAGGTACATATAGTCCGACTAAGATACCGGCCACAATACCGGCAATTAATTTTAAGATTAACTTCATTGTGATTGCTTAATTGAATTTAGATACGTGTTTTTATCATGTTTTAGATGCATTGTGTGATAAAACTATTCAAGTTACATTCATATGCACAAATAACGAACAAATATAGCTTGATCCAATGCTCTTTCGAACATTTTTTGACT of Pseudoalteromonas arctica A 37-1-2 contains these proteins:
- a CDS encoding dicarboxylate/amino acid:cation symporter, which codes for MKLILKLIAGIVAGILVGLYVPITGVELLFTVKELIGQIISFTIPLIILFFIASGIAGLPKGSGHLLGKTVGFAYSSTIIAGTLAFLLVSAVIPFLSGGITFEAEVATEIGSFIDLEIPPLMGVMTALVTAFVFGIGMSQLELDTLKKVSDQGRDVVDGLLSKVIIPALPFYIAGVFAEMTVAGTVVDTLQTFGVVLIAALVMHWLWLSVLYIATGILLKRNPIELVKNMLPAYFTALGTMSSAATIPVSLQSSKANNVKEDVANFTVPLCATIHLSGSTITIVTCAMAVMFLSPSMEVPSLMGMLPFIMMLGVVMIAAPGAPGGAVMSALGLLTSMLGFNEGAVALMIALYLAQDSFGTACNVTGDGIIALWVDRFSEKSSS